The Setaria viridis chromosome 9, Setaria_viridis_v4.0, whole genome shotgun sequence sequence CGGGCGGAGTAGAGTGGCACAGGCACGACAGGGCGATCGTGCGCTCACTAGCCGCGGGGCACGCGAGGCGTCTCCCTACCGCGGTCGGAGACCGGGCGGAGGTGCTGCGCCGGTGAGCGGCGTCCacacggcgggcggcgagcagAGCGTGGCGCGCGCGTGCTCTGGCACGCTCGGGCCGAGGGATCTGCGGAATCGCTTTGCCGGGCCGGTCTTCAAGTGCAAAGATCTCCGTATTCTTGAACTGTGCAATattaactccctttacaaaagttgtagtccaaGTTAAACTTTTATAATTGAACTGAGTTCAAATTCACAGCAGATTTGAacatacaaagcttcaaagtttAGAGGAACGTCGGATTTCCAGACTTAGGCAAAAACGACGGTTTGGCTGATTTTTGagttttggctgacttgagccccaattttgaaaagcttctgtTGCGAATTTGACTGGAGTCCAATTGAGGAAGTCGCTGTATTAACTTAGTTCTCatactcttataaagggttttgctgGCGTTCTATTCAAGTTTTGTGAGATAAGCTTAAGCTAAGATGCATGGTTGAATTGCTTCCAAACTTAGCCTAGGTTGTTGGTTGAGGCAGGGTTGACCGAACTAGCTGAATTTGACTGGGGTTTTGGAAGCCTTCTGTATGAATTTATACCTTactcctttagtcaaagttgttaagggcttgaagctctaaaaattttatatagagctcagcttgagtttattttggaaaaatctagataaagagctccaaagttggggttttacctatttttctTAAATGGGCACAGTTTTGAACTTCAAGTTTTGTAAGGTCTTCTACTCAGATTCAAgtaaaacaccaaaaataaaagttgttaggaagGTTGAGTtgtacaactcttagttggacagatttttaagttcttaagcaaaaatctGAGTTATATTTTAAACAGttgtttagcttgtgagggcaaaagtgtcttttttTTACTTATCTTCACAACTGCCAATTATTCTTCTTTATGCTCAAATGACTTTACTTAAGATTAAACGTGGTTCAATTAGGCTAGGTTATTATAGTGCGGGGGGCCTCCTGGCCGCCATCGGAGCGTGGGCAGCTGAGGGCGCGgggtccccggccgccgccggcgtgcggGCTGCCAGCAAGGGTGCCACGGTGAAGGGGCGCGCTGGCGACCTGGGGTAGCGCAGCCTGGATCCGGAGGCTAGAGCACTTTGGGAGCGCAGCACAGCATGAAGGCCAGTGCCGCGGTGGAATGGCCTGTGCGGTGGTGGCCGACACTGTGGGGAAAGAAAacgaaaagaaaatgagaaaagaaaaggaaaagaaaatgagaaaagaaaaggaaaagaaaaaggtcaCGCGTGACATGTCAGGCaacccaaccggtactaaaggcccccaaCTGAAAtagcagtaccggttgcacaatcaATGAGGGTTTGGAATCGGTATTGAAGGCGGTTTCCTGGTTATTCCTTTGGGCAGCCAAGGATCATCCCATATTCTCACCCTTTCTCCATTTCCAATACGCCAAATCATGCCTTCCTTAAGTAGTTCTGCCCCCTTTAATATACTCCTCCATGAATATGACATTCTATCTTGAGGAGTACACTGAAGAATGTCGGATTGTGGGAAATACTTTGCTTTTAGAACGTGTGTCAGGATTAGTGAGCAATCGCGACGCTTGTCTGCTCAACATAGCTAAGTTAAACAGATGCAAGTCTCTGAAACCAAGGCCTCCATTTTTCTTCGAGCTCGTAAGTTTTTCCCAGCTCATCCAATGCTTATTTATTTTGTCCTGTTGACTCCaccaatcttactattactaattacTAATTGGAGAGTACTTTTGAAGCCACCAGGTGAAGCCACTTAGGATACCTAGATGGACACTCTAGACAAAGAGAGAAATCTTAAAAATTctcgcaaaaaagaaaaaacatatgaccatcaatcggtagacttaAATCATCGtaaccattggatctattatgttttctaaaaaattacccacctatgccattatgaaaatagcctaaagtaacccctaaatctatatctaaattatctatctctgccattatataagaTTAGCTAAAATAACCCtaattttcatcaaaattatccattataaataatatttaaaataaccccctaaatttgcaactaaattgcccatcACTAgcacttaaaaaacttaaaagtaatcccttaaatttgcatctatattatccaCGTATGTCATataaaaaaacttaaagtaatcccttaaatttgcatctatattatccaCCTATGTCATAATTAAAagtaacatgaggtaacccgaTATTTGAAtccaatcaccttaattaaaaatatacaacaatataagagtctaaatcgtctatttcttacactattggtatatgatataataactaTAGATTGacgagaatatagatttctatattAAAATTATAATGCAAACTTAGGTTCCTTAAACAAATTCAAACGCATAActacgatgcaaagtgaaaagttaataTCATTACAAAATATAACTTAGAATACCATTCTagatttgtatctaagttacccacatatgtcattattaaatattattattgtggatgaaaatattatagagtaattactaactaaaatatatCATAATCGAGTGAAGACAATAGGTATATATCtctataagtattgtgtttgaatatttaacaaatgagatgtagctcatggtaatagttttgtagcaacatggtctcatttttttcattggagactccgcattagttcccaaaagacacgctagaaaaaaaatcctagaaatttaaaaacaatcaaaaacatcaaaacaccaatcctgtgaactctaataatcatagtattgatctattatattttgggggtgtttgggaggagggggctaaactttagccctgtcacatcggatgttcggatactaattaggaggactaaacataagctaattataaaactaattacggAACCCCTAGGCAAAATcttgagacgaatctattaagcctaattaatccatcattagtgaatggttaccgtagcaccacattgtcaaatcatggactaattaggcttaatagattcgtctcgcgatttagcctaggggttgtggaattagttttgtaattagtctaggtttaatacttctaattagtgtccaaacattcgatgtgacgtgggctaaaatttagccccctcctcccaaacaccccctttctaaaaagttacccgccactgtcattataaaaatattcaaaaataaactctaaacctATTTCTAAATTACTGAGGTcaaccattataaaaaataatctaaagtaatctcataattttcatccaatttactcatacatatcattataaagcataatttaaaatgtcattctaaattggTATATAAGTCCCACTTATGTCGTTATTAGAAATAAtataaagtaaacacctaaatcttaatctaattatcttcgtgCGCATCATgcgaaaacataaaaaataaaataatatatgattataaattacctatttatatcattgttaacatagaaatactaagttaaagtatatacacatgatgagtgtcactatatagaccatttatacaagtATGTGGAGTTGATAGAAGAtgttgatttttatgctaaacacaatgtatggagatacgatgcaaaatgaaaaaaaatgtgaatGTGGATTAAAAagtttatagagtaattacttaATTAATAATCAATCACAAttggataaagataagtacgtatctatatgagtattatgttgaagtattgaaaaatgagagagtagtaggtaaataattttaattattagctaggagtttaatttctaaataactTTTAGATAcaataacttttaaaaatattagcccgtgagggagcacgggttgatggactagtaccTTCCAATCATTGTGTGCAGTTCATCACACAGGCCCTTTGTGAGGTCAAAGCATGATATGGCATAGGTTGGAATGGACTGCGCAACAGCCTTCACAAGTATCTCCTTCCCAGCCTTGGAGAGAAGTTTCTCGTGCCAGCCTTGGATTTTATTCCATATTTTCTTCTTAATTTACTCAAAGGTCTTCTTTTTTGATATTCCAACTAACACAGGTAGACCCAAGTACTTTTCACTCCAAGCTTCTTGAATAATTGACATATTTGATTTTATACGACGCCCTCACTATCTCGCTTGTATTTGGACTGAACATTATAGATGATTTATCTTTGTTGATCATCTGTCCTGAGGCCCCTTCATACATCTCAAGAATACGCATCAACTCTTGAGCACCACTAACTTCTGTCTTCATTAAAGTTAGAGAGTCATGCAAAGAATAGATGGTTCACTCTTGGAGCCTCTCTGCATATCATAATACATGTTatcttcctctccttcttcgCTCTTTGCAGCATAGCTGACAGCCCTTCTGCACTCAAAATGAACAAAAACGGTGAGAGCGGATCACCCTAGACCCCTTTGAGGGAAGAAACGGTGGGTGTATGAGTCATTGAATTGCCCGTGCGAttgcagcagccgccgccgcctgaaaTCTCTCACCACCGGCCCCACCAACTGCTGCCGTGCTACTTTCTCCAATACGCAAGCTCGTTGCCTGCCTATTCTCCTCCCATCCCCCCGTCCCTCATCCCTGGAAACACCCGTATCGCATCAGATCTCGTCTCCGACTCCGACTCGACTCGACTCCGACTCCGGCAAATGGGATCCCTTTATACCTATCTGTCTATATAAAGGGAAGGGATGGATTCACAGGTCTGTACGGTTCCCCATTGATCATACGTATCCACCCGCTTATTAGTTTCTTCCATCGTTCATCCTGCTAGCTGTGTCCCCAATCCCCCGTTGCCGCCGATGAACGCCGGTAATTTCATCGGGCGAGTTCGTCGAGCGCCAGGCCAACGCCGAATAGCGCGCCTGCATATCCTTGCTGGCCCGGGGGCCGGGACGGTGCGGGAGATCCCCATccccgcgtcctcctcccgatTCGGCGATTACGACAATTACATCCCCGGCGCCAGCTCAATGTCGCGCTTGTTCGACCTTCATGATTTCGAACTGGGCGCCGCTTTGTTAGATTATGACgagctgcccgccgccgccggtcatgGCCGCAGGAGCAAGCGCGCTCGCGTCGCCGCCACCAGCGAGGACATCATGGGCCTGCCGGAGGTGACGGGTCGCTCTCGCTCGGGGGAGGAGTGCGCCGTCTGCCTGCAGGACTTCGGCGCCGACGAGAAGCTGAGGGCGATGCCTTGCTCCCACGCCTTCCACCAGCACTGCATCTCCGAGTGGCTCCGCCGTAAGGCCGTCTGCCCGCTCTGTCGCCACAGGCTGCACACTGAGGATGATGACGAGCAGATTAGTTGAGCTCGATCGAGCGAGCATGCAAGATGCGTATTATGATTATCATTATGTAATCCAAAACCTATAGAAAGAGAGACTTGTTTGTCTTGTATTCAATCTAACGACAATGTCTAAGCCTGAATGAAATTCAGGTCCCTGTTCACGGCAAACGGCTGTACTACCAATGGATGTGCTATATATTAAAAAACCAACAGCAGAATGTTTAGTGACAAATACAtggcttttcctttttttttttcttgtactccctccatcccaaattatagatttttttatttttctaggaTATATCTAAATGTATAAGAAAGTTTATgaattaaaaaactaaaacggAGGGAGCAATCTATCAGGAAGCAGCTCACTCATGTGGCGTTGCAAATTCGTCCAACAAGTGCCTCCAGCTGCTGGCTGCAGCACTCTTAGAATTAGGACCCTGCTAACTGTCTTTCTACCTCAGTTGCATAGCAACATAGCATGCCCGTCCAAGACCACAACCTCTCTCTGCTTGTCCATGACAATGGCCTCCTGCTCCTGTTTCAGGCTTGCAAGGAAGGTTTCAAGGATGAAATTCTTCTACATCAGACTTCTTATCTTCTGTCTGCTTGCTTGACTCTCTTGTATGGCTATTTTTTTAAGGCTAAATTAGCTGCTTATAGTTAGTAACAGAATGTTATCAGGAAGAAGCTGATGTAACAATTGATATCACGAAACAACTATAGATGGATTTGGGGATGAAGCCATGAAGGACGGTTTGGGAGTGGATTGGAGTACCAGAGGTCATCGTGAACGAAGAAGACGATAATGGCCTGCTCAGATTTGCTATCCAAGCTGGCTTTCACGATTCAGGCGTGAATAAGTTCACcatgaacaagaagaagaaggcccatCGAACTCCTCGCTCCTCGCAAAGCCATCCTCCTCGCGATGCCGGCCGAGGAACCATGCCCTCGCCGAAGCAATGGACGCCCGGCGATGGGACGCCGAGGCTCCCCTCGGCCGCACCGTCCTCGTCGCCCACGCCGCGTTCCTCCACGCGGGCTTCGTGCCCTACGGTAATCCAGCGGCGCACCGGTTCCCAGGCAGGTAGGCCTGACGGCCTCGACGCTGTCCGCAGGAACTCTGTTCACGCGCCTTGCCTGCCATCAACATGCATACCCACGCGCCGTGTCTCCTGGAGTGAGTCCACTACAGGAGAGAGGGGATGGAAGAAGGAGACGGCCGGAGtgtggtgccgccgccgccgcccgccgcgagGATCCGGCGAGACGCACGCGGCATGAAGCAGCAGAGGAGGCGGCGTTTCTTGTCAGCGCAAGCACCCGTCCCTCGGGGCTCCGAATCGATCGACCTCGGTCCACGCAAGCTGGGGTGGCTGAAAgatggcaggaggaagaagatgtcgTCGCCCGGCGtaaggcggcggcgctccggcgcgTCGTGCCGCCGCTGAGCATTGGGTGGCGTGGCGATCCggtatttttcttaaaaaaaacactGAACATTTTCATATAAGCCCTATTTTAGAttgcgattaataatcgcgatccggaTATTTATAAAATACACCCTGATAATTTCAGATACACCCCTAATTCCGTAattcggatcgcgatccgattGTTTGCAAAAATACCCCTAAAATTTTCGTACAGGACCATGGTTTGGGTCGTGTCCTCCCCCCAACCGTGCAACGCCGCCGACACCGCGGTCCTGAGGCTCTGCGCACACGGCGACTTCCTTATCCTCTATGGGTACCTCgcgagcggcggcagccggccggGAACGCGCTGGGCGCGCGTCGTCGCGCGGGGCCTCTCCGGCGACCTGGGCGCCGTGGCCCGCACGTTGGCCAACGATGAACTGGGTGCCCGGCTCAGGAACACTCTCGCCGACGCCCTGGCCCGACGTCTCTTCGCCGACATCTGCGCCGAGAATGCCGCGCTGCTGCCGTCGCGCCTCACGTTGCTCCCCGCCGACCTGCAGGCGGCGATCCTGGGCAAGCTCGCTGGGGCTGTAGGGCGCGTGCGCCGGGCTGCGGGACCTCGTCGCCGAGCGCGAGCTCTTGAACGGCAGGTACATGGCCGATGGCCAAGCGACGGCGTCTGTTCTTCCTCGAGCGCTCAGAGACCGACGACGGCAGACGGCTCGAGCCGTAGCTGAAGGAGAAGTACGTGGCGAttaggtggtggtgctggcctCGTAGCAGCTGAGAACGTGGAACATGACCACGTTCCTCGTTCCGGGACGGAAACGTTTCTGGAAGTGCCGTACCACGTTCCTCGTTCCACGTTTCAGTTCCCATCGTTCCGAGAACATGGTTGCCAAAGCTAGCCCTGGCTGCGGTGAAGGTGTCGCCGGCTGCGCTCGCtgcggtggctcgtcggcggctttcGCCTTCTCGGTCTTGAAGAGTTGCAGCACGAGTGTGCTCGTGGGATCGGTATCAGTTTGAGCTCGAtcgctgcaagcctgcaagcgGCTAGACCCGACGAAACATTTGGTCCGGCGATTCCTACAAAACGGAGATCAGGGTTGCGGCCGTGAATGGAAACGGCCGCCGCATCGTTGATTCTGATGTCGCTTTACAGCATGTTCTTTGGATGTCTCTGCCACATTGATCGTGTCCTTGAGTTcgtaaaaaggtaaaaaaaaattcaaaaattttcttTTGGAACTTCTGCAGTTTTTGCTCCTCACAGTTGTCCTTCAACAACATGTCCCGTAACGGAGTGTACCTGTCCTGCGGCCTGCGGGCCCACATTCATTCCTGCCGACCCGCACCGGACGGGAGCAAAAGGAGGCGGGACCCACCGCGTACGATTCCGCAGCTTTCCCGTAACGGGACGCCACAGTTCATACATCGTAGCGTACATACATACACGTGCACGACACGACCGTGCCGTCGAGCCGGACCCACCGCGCACCCACAGTCCAGCGGGCCCCACTCCGTGGTCGTCCCCTCACACTGCGCGGAGAATGcccaccaccgcccccaccgcccgctgaccccgcctccgcctccggcgacCCCGATCCCCGCCGGGGAAATGGCGGCGTGGTGCTCCGGCGAGTCCACCAAGCCGGTCTTCGTCGGGATCTACGGCGCCGTGCTCGGCGGATTCGCCGTCTCcgccctcttcttccttctctcctccttctcctccctctccgcgcccccgctccccctccccaccggcgccaccacccccgccgccgtggGCAACCTCTCCCGGTCCGCTCCAGCCCAGCCGGAGACCATGTACAACCGCCCCATCTGGAAGCCCCCGCCCCGGGGGTCCCGGATGCCGTCGCCGCGCGCGTTCCGGCTCACCCGCGACAtggtcgccgcccgcgcccgcgacgGCGTCATCGTCGTCACCTTCGGCAACTACGCCTTCCTCGACTTCATCCTTACCTGGGTGCGCCACCTCACCGACCTCGGCGTCGACAACCTCCTCGTCGGCGCCATGGACACCAAGCTGCTGCGGGAGCTCTACCTCCGGGGCGTGCCCGTCTTCGACATGGGCAGCAGGATGGCCACCGAGGACGCCGGCTGGGGCTCCCCCACCTTCCACAAGATGGGCAGGGAGAAGGTGCTGCTCATCAACGCGCTACTGCCATTCGGGTACGAGCTGCTCATGTGCGACACGGACATGGTGTGGCTCAAGAACCCATTACCCTACCTCGCCCGATACCCCGACGCGGATCTCCTCACGTCCAGTGATCAGGTCATACCCACCGTCACCGACGACAGCCTGGAGAACTGGAGGGAAGGTAGTTACTAACCACAGATATAGCGTGCTGTTGTTCTGAATCTTGCTGGTTGCTGAGTTGCTACTGTGTTTGTTACCTGTCTCTGTTGCGATCAGACGTAGTCAAGCGCACAGATCACATTATATTCTGTTCAACTCCGAGCGTTGTCAGGAGAAATGGTGTGATCTGCACCGGGCTATAATAAATTAATAATCATGCCCATAGAGGTTTTATCTTATTTGCTGTTTACCATCTGAACTGAACAGAACTGCATGACATGCTAATGATGCTGTAGCATTTGCCATTTCCCTTGTACTGCTTTTCTTAGAAGTTTGAAATGAACTTGCATTTAAGTACAAATACGCAATTTGAGCATTTTCAAAGGTGAACAGTCAAGTAAGAAAGGTTATCACTAGTGAAAGCAAGGCACAACTCATGCATCTACTTTGTGAAGTACATGTGAATCAGTATCAAGCAAACACCTGCAATGTAGAACTTAGTGAACAAACGCCCTTGCTTGGCAGTCCTTTCTGTGTAGATGAAGACAACTAAGTAGCTCAGCATGCTCTAGTGTTTCACTGGCATTATTGAGTGGTGGGATGCTCATTTCAAGCATGCTATCACTACAAATATTGCTCTATTTTTGTTCCTCTGTTCC is a genomic window containing:
- the LOC117835275 gene encoding uncharacterized protein produces the protein MNAGNFIGRVRRAPGQRRIARLHILAGPGAGTVREIPIPASSSRFGDYDNYIPGASSMSRLFDLHDFELGAALLDYDELPAAAGHGRRSKRARVAATSEDIMGLPEVTGRSRSGEECAVCLQDFGADEKLRAMPCSHAFHQHCISEWLRRKAVCPLCRHRLHTEDDDEQIS